From one Sciurus carolinensis chromosome 9, mSciCar1.2, whole genome shotgun sequence genomic stretch:
- the Rap2b gene encoding ras-related protein Rap-2b, whose amino-acid sequence MREYKVVVLGSGGVGKSALTVQFVTGSFIEKYDPTIEDFYRKEIEVDSSPSVLEILDTAGTEQFASMRDLYIKNGQGFILVYSLVNQQSFQDIKPMRDQIIRVKRYERVPMILVGNKVDLEGEREVSYGEGKALAEEWSCPFMETSAKNKASVDELFAEIVRQMNYAAQPNGDEGCCSACVIL is encoded by the coding sequence ATGAGAGAGTACAAAGTGGTGGTGCTGGGCTCGGGCGGCGTGGGCAAGTCCGCGCTCACCGTGCAGTTTGTGACCGGCTCCTTCATCGAGAAGTACGACCCCACCATCGAGGACTTCTACCGCAAGGAGATCGAGGTGGACTCGTCGCCGTCGGTGCTGGAGATCCTGGACACGGCGGGCACCGAGCAGTTCGCGTCCATGCGGGACCTGTACATCAAGAACGGCCAGGGCTTCATCCTCGTCTACAGCCTGGTGAACCAGCAGAGCTTCCAGGACATCAAGCCTATGCGGGACCAGATCATCCGCGTGAAGCGGTACGAGCGCGTGCCCATGATCCTGGTGGGCAACAAGGTGGACCTGGAGGGCGAACGCGAGGTCTCTTACGGCGAGGGCAAGGCCCTGGCCGAGGAGTGGAGCTGCCCCTTTATGGAGACATCGGCCAAAAACAAAGCCTCGGTGGATGAGCTCTTCGCCGAGATCGTGCGGCAGATGAACTACGCGGCTCAGCCCAACGGCGACGAGGGCTGCTGCTCGGCCTGCGTGATCCTCTGA